Sequence from the Parvicella tangerina genome:
TTTTCTGTTGGATTCTATACCTATCGTGAATACCAATCATTCATGACTCCAAGAGAGGGCGTATTTGAAAACCCTCCAGTTTATACAGCTCAAATGAACCTATACGAGCATCATCCAGAACTCGAAATTTATGAGAATGGCTATCCTGTTTTTATGAATTACTGCCCGCTCGAACTGGAGGAATCATGGAATAAAAGAAGTTTAATCCCGATAGATTCTCTGGACCAAAAGGGACAAATTATCCAAGGGACCATACTGCGCTACATGACTTCTAAAGGACTCTATAAAGATGCTAAAGGAGTAGCTCAATTGACAGCTGAAGACATTAAGAACATTGAGAATGGAATCACTTCTATAGCCCCCCCGAAATCAGGTTTTAGCGCAAGAGTTCAAGAATCTGTTTTGGAGTATGTAATGTTTAAAAATAACCTCAACCCAAATGGTCATTCTCTAGTACAGCGACTTTACTACTTGCAAGCAGGCTGGCATATCGCTTCGACAAATTTGTTAGCTGGGGTCACAATAGGAGGTGAAGAGAAGGCCTATCAAGATTATTACAAAAGTGTAAACAGTCCATTATCAGATGAGCACCGCCTCAAAGCACACAATCAATTTCTTTCGTTTTTTGTTTGTTTCGGAATTATTGGAACACTCATCTTACTCTTCTCCTTGGTGTATCCAATTATCAAGACACCAATCAATTTCATGGGGATACTCTTTATCTCTCTATCTCTAATCGGTTTTTTTACTGATGATATGTTAAACAGACAAGCTGGTGTAACATTTATCGCCTTGTTCTATTCACTCATCTTTCTGAGCGGAACAAATCTAAAGCGAGATAATTTCATACCCGACACCGTCAACTAGCACCTTTACTTTATTACGCCCCAGCGCTTCTGGAGGTTTTCTATATTTCATCTTTAACACTTCCCTACCCCGGACATCGATCAACCCCCATTTCTTATCAACTTTTACCGCAGCATAGCCATGTTTGAAGGGCCTTACATCATCATACTTTGCTGGCAAGATCTCTTTCCCCTTAAAGTCAATATAACACCAGGCAGTGTCTTTATAGCATGGAGCCAAACCATTTCCAAAGTTCCCGATAAGATCATACTTTGGAGGCAGAGAGACCTTTCCCTTATAATTGATCACGCCATATTTATCTCCCTTTCGATAAACAGCCTTTCCATTCGTCATGCTAGAAGTGTACTCAAGTTTGCATGCTAGCCTCAAGTCTCCGTTCCAGTCCATAAATCCATAACGCATATCTGGAATCTTAAAAGTAATTCCATTAACCTCCTTCACAATAGTATCTTCTGAATACAAGTTAGAAACAAGAGCCATTCCATCGTAAAAATCTCCACCATTAAACCGTAATACATCACCATCTAGCTCCAAATCATATATGAATATGGATTGAAAAAACGTCTTTTCAATATAATAAGGACTCTTCGGTTGATGAAGAAAGTGATAGATACTGTCTTTAAGTTTAAAGTCATCCACCTCGATCTTGATCTCATGAGTAGGTCTCCAATGTGACAACACTTCCCCTGTACTATCTACAATGTAGTTATAGAAAATCTTCTTTTCCCAGCCGTTTTCCGTTTCTACGTATTCATCATCCAAGACTCTGTAATAAGCACTGCTTTTTGGGTAGATCTTCAAATACCAACCACTTTTTTGATTCCCATCATAATCGAACAAAGCTTCTTTATACTGGCGGTCATCACCAATTTCCTCCATCGAATAACCGATCAAATGATCTTCATCGAAGATATCGTAACCATGAAACTCTTTACCTATTCGCTCACCCTTGTAATTTAACAGAACAAAGCTCTCCTCCGATATCTGCGCTACGCAATAATCATCATTGAGTCTTCTCACCTCACGAAAGTCGAGCGGTGTTACTTCATTGTACTCAGCGTCAATAAAGCAATAACGATGATCTCTTCTAACAACGGCATAGCCCAGGTGATAATCCCTGATCTCTCGATACCATTTGGAAGCCACCTCTCCCTGCTCATTCAGATATGCAAACAAATAAAACTCCGACTCACTCAACAAGATGTCATCTGGGTTGAAACTATCATCATCTGCAGCCGTCACACGAATCATTTGTCTTTTCTTTCCCAACTCATAGTCATCCAATGACCATGGAGAAATCAGTTTGCCGTCCTTATCGACATAACAATAAATGTATTGTTTGTTTGATTTTTGAGAGATAATATGATAGTATCCATTTCGTTTTTCACGTTTCAAATGAGGTGGGGATAACTGCTTTCCCTTTTCGTTGATTACAATTACCTGATGGGGCAACATACCGGGCAGCTTTACTTCACACTCGTTGTTTTTAAACTTCTTCACCCCACTAAAAGCTGGAGCAATTATTGGCAGGCCCTGACGATCTATAAATCCCCAAAGCCCATTAGACTTCTTTAGCCAGACCACCCCTGCTTTACCTTCAGAAAAGGAGGTAACTTTTGAAAATCTTGGTTTAATAGCCCATTTACCCGACTCAAATATGAACCCCCACTTATCCTTTTTTCTAACCGCAGCCAGATCTTCGCTAAACGGTTTCACCTCATCATACTTTGCCTTAACAACCCACTCTCCCTTGTCGTTTACAAAGCCCCACTTACCTTCCAACTGCCTTGGCTCAGGTTGAGTAAAACCATCTAGTGAGACCAATAGCATCAAGACTAAAGCGCCATATTTGAGAAAGCTATTCATTGCGCCCAAAGTTAAGGAATTAGAAATGACTGGAAACAAAAAATCCTGACCTTAGTGAAGGTCAGGATTCCAATATGTTTTTCTGTGTTTAACAGCCAATACAGTAGGTTTCTTCAGTAGTCGTTTCTTCTTCAACTCTAATAATACCTACTTCTGTTCCATTTACTTTTACATCAAGCACAAAAACCCCTGCTTGACCAGACTTGTATAACTCGTTGAAGTTAAAAGACACTTTACCCGAGCCATCTGTAGTTCCCGTTTGGTCTAAACCTTCTCTGTGCTCATAAGTACCCGTTCCATCAATGTAATCTATCGTTACCTCAACACCATTTACAGGATCATCGTTTGCATCGACAAACGTCAAAATCGCGATCGTATCCTTTTTCTTGTAGCAAGATGATAAGGCGGTAGAAATTCCTACAAACAACATCAACGCTAAACTAATTTTCAAAAACTTTTTCATCGTTTTTCCTATTTAGGGTTATTCAAAGTTAGTACAATTCTCTCAGAAAATTCAAGGATAAGACGAAAATTTCATGAATGGTTGCTTATCTTTGCTTAAGAATAAACCCAATTTATATATGAAAATTACATTTTTTACATTTTTAATCAGCTCATCGTTAGTTTTTATGAATGCTTCATGCCAAGCGGCAAATGAAGAGTCTAAAGAAGGAAACGAGCAGACTGCTTCCGAGAATACATCTGATAATGAAGAACCAGATAACTTGGTAGCGGATACTGAAAATTCTGAAAATGAAAACAATATTCCTCCTTCAGGCATGACTGGTGTTAAGATAAAAATGAAAACCAACATGGGAGACATTACCATGCTGTTGTATGATGAAACTCCTTTACACCGAGACAATTTCGTAAAACTAGTCAAAGAGGGCTTTTATGAAGGCTTGTTATTCCACAGGGTAATTAAAGACTTCATGATTCAAGGTGGAGATCCAGAGTCAAAGGATGCAGCTCCAGGCACTCAACTAGGTGGAGGTGGTCCTGGGTATACAATTCCTAACGAGATCCAACCTGGACTATATCACAAAAAAGGAGCTCTATCTGCTGCCAGACAAGGCGATCAGGTGAATCCAGAAAAAAGATCAAGTGGATCTCAGTTTTATATTGTAACTGGTAAAGTTACTTCAGCGCAACAACTCAAGTCTATGGCGCAAACGGCTAACCAAAAAATGGAAGATCAATTGTTGGGGGCGTTTTTACAAAACCCTGAAAACCAGGAATACATTGACAAATATACCGAACTTCAAAAAATGTATCAAACTGGTGACGCTGCTAAACAAAAAGAAGCTGAAGAAGCTTTTGTGAAATTGATTGAAGAGATCAAACCAATAGCGCTTGCTGGTTATGAACCGTTTGAGTATACTGAAGAGCAGATAGCAACTTACACCTCTGTTGGAGGAACTCCATTCTTAGACAACAATTACACCGTTTTTGGTGAAGTAATTGAAGGAATGGATATTGTAGACCAAATTGGTGTTGTGGAGACCGCACCAGGAGATCGACCTAAAAAAGATGTTGTTATTTTATCCATGGAAATTATTGAATAATCGATGCTAGAGAAAGTTGAAAGTCTGCTAAAAGAAGTTGAAGGTTTCACCACAAGTGACCTAAAGGCTGTTGAGGAGTTCAGAATCAAAATGCTTGGAAAAAAAGGTGCTGTAACTGCTCTCATGGGCGAGTTTCGAAATGTACCCAATGAGCAGAAGAAGATGTTTGGTCAAAAGCTCAACCTTTTAAAATCGGCTGCGCAGGAAAAGGTGAACTTATTGAAAGAAGAACTTTCTCACACTTCCACTTCAGCTGGAGAAAAATTAGACCTTACTCGACCTGCAGAATTCACCCCCCTTGGTGCGAGACATCCGCTGTCTGTAGTAAGAAAAGAAATTCTTGACATTTTTAGCAGAATAGGATTTTCTATTTCTGAAGGTCCTGAGATTGAAGATGACTTTCATAACTTTACCGCCTTGAACTTTCCTCCTGAGCATCCTGCCAGGGATATGCAGGACACCTTTTTTATTGATGAAGAAATCGCATTGAGGACGCATACTTCATCTGTTCAGGTGAGGGTAATGGAAAACTCTACTCCTCCGATTAGAACCGTTTCCCCGGGAAGAGTTTTTAGGAATGAAGCCATTTCGGCAAGAGCGCATTGTATCTTCCATCAGGTGGAGGGACTGTACATTGATAAAGGAGTTTCTTTTGCTGATCTCAAACAGACTTTATTATACTTTGCTCAGGAAATGTTTGGAGAGAAGACCGAAATTCGCTTAAGACCATCTTATTTTCCCTTTACTGAACCAAGTGCTGAAGTGGATGTTTCCTGCCAAATCTGTAACGGAAAAGGATGTAATGTTTGCAAGCACACAGGCTTTCTGGAGATTATGGGATGTGGAATGGTAGATCCGAATGTCTTAGAAAATTGTGGAATAGACTCCAATGTATATTCTGGTTTTGCATTTGGAATGGGTATCGAACGAATTACCATGTTAAAGTACCAAATCAATGACCTAAGACATTTCTTTGAGAATGATCTTCGTTTCTTGAATCAATTTAAATCCGCGTATTAATGCGAATTATACTATTCACCGGTAAAGGAGGAGTTGGTAAAACGACAACTGCTGCCGCTACCGCAATTCAATGTGCAAAACAAGGAAAGAAAACGCTTGTCATCTCCACTGATCCTGCTCATAGTTTGTCTGATGCTATGGACATGGATCTCACTCCAGAACCTACAGAAATCCATGAGAACCTTTGGTGCATGGAGTTTGATGTTTACTACTCCATGAAGAAATATTGGGGCAACATGAAAGAGATGATGCGTGCCATATTCAAATTTCAAGGGGTAGACAATGTTATTGCTGATGAATTGTCTGTACTACCTGGAATGGAGGAAGGGGCAGCTTTTTTGTGGATCGAAAAGTTCTATCGAGACAACATGTTTGATGTCATAGTGATTGATAGCGCTCCAACTGGTGAAACGCTGACGCTTTTAAGTTTACCTCAAGTCACCAAATCGTGGTTAACGAAAGCTTTCCCTGGTCAGAAATTTGCCATTAAGACTTTAGGAAAAGTAGTCAGAACTACCACAGGCATTCCTCTGGATAAAGGGTATGATGAGATGCAGACGCTTTTTGATAAATTAGAATTTATTCAACAGGTATTTTTAGATCCAGAAGTAACTTCCATCAGAATTGTTGCCAACCCAGAACGCATGGTGGTTCAGGAAGCAAAAAGAGCCTATTCTTACCTTCAGCTCTACGGCTATAATGTGGATGCTGTTGTGGTTAATCGTGTCATTCCTCCTGTTAACGATGAATGGCTCAAAACCTATATTTATAAACAAAAGAGTTATCTAGAAGAGATCGAAGAGAGTTTTGAGCCGATTCCAATCTACAAAGTCCCCCATCAAGGAGATGAAGTTTTTGGATTAAAACTCCTGGAACGAATTGGAGAAACGATCTATGCTGACCAAGATCCTACACAAGTTTTTCATAAGGAACAGCCCATAGAGGTTACGAATCTGGATGACGGTTATGAAATAAAGCTTCGAATTCCATTCATTAAAGATGAAGAGTTTGAACTCAGAAAATTTGGTGATGAGCTAATCATTGACATTAATAATCGGAGAAAATCAATGTTTTTACCCAAGTTCTCGAATTATATGACACTTGTTGGCCATCATTATGAAGAACCCTATTTGACAGTTACCTTGAAAAAGGTCTAAAACATCAAATCATCTGGAAGAATCAAGTCCATTTGCTTCTTCACAAGATCCACATTTTTTACAACTACTTCAACAGCCATTCCCAGGTGGTAATTTTCATGACCTTCTTTAGAGACCAAATGTTTGATTTTTGTGTCTAGCACGTAACGACCGGGCAAATTATTAATGTGCAGCAATCCTTCACATTTTGTCTCATCCAACTCCACAAAAATGCCCCAATCAGTCACACCAGTGACTTTACCTGAATAAGTTCTTCCCACTTTATCCTCCATGAATTTGACCTGCATATACTTGATCGACTCGCGTTCCGCTTCGGTAGCACTTTTTTCAGTCCCAGAAATATGTTTGCACCAATCATCCAACATATTGCTGTCTTTGTAGGTACGTCCATTCAGTTGCTCAAACAAGATTCTATGCACCAATAGATCAGCATACCTTCTTATGGGAGAAGTAAAATGGGTATAATAATCAAAGGCTAAACCGTAATGCCCTATGTTATCCGTTTCATAAACCGCTTTAGACATGGAACGAATAACTAGCGGACCAATAATGTGGAGTTCGTCTTTTTCCTTAGCCTTTTCCATCACCTGATTCAACCCATAAGAAATAGGTTTGTTTTTGACTTGCGGAATAGAATAACCGAACTCAGCCAGGAAACCTTTAAGATCGGAGATTTTTGCTTCATCAGGTTCGTCATGCGTTCGATACACAAAAGGAATCACTTTTTTCCCTTTTTTCGGTTCTCCAATATATGATGCTACCTTTCTGTTTGCTAAGAGCATAAACTCCTCGATCAGCTTATTCGCATCCTTAGACACTTTAATTTTCAGTCCAACGGGATTCCCTTTCTCGTCTAATTCAAAACGCACCTCCTGACTCTCTACGTTCAGTGCACCAGCTTGCAAACGTTTTTTTCGCAATATCTTGGCGACC
This genomic interval carries:
- a CDS encoding peptidylprolyl isomerase translates to MKITFFTFLISSSLVFMNASCQAANEESKEGNEQTASENTSDNEEPDNLVADTENSENENNIPPSGMTGVKIKMKTNMGDITMLLYDETPLHRDNFVKLVKEGFYEGLLFHRVIKDFMIQGGDPESKDAAPGTQLGGGGPGYTIPNEIQPGLYHKKGALSAARQGDQVNPEKRSSGSQFYIVTGKVTSAQQLKSMAQTANQKMEDQLLGAFLQNPENQEYIDKYTELQKMYQTGDAAKQKEAEEAFVKLIEEIKPIALAGYEPFEYTEEQIATYTSVGGTPFLDNNYTVFGEVIEGMDIVDQIGVVETAPGDRPKKDVVILSMEIIE
- a CDS encoding ArsA family ATPase, coding for MRIILFTGKGGVGKTTTAAATAIQCAKQGKKTLVISTDPAHSLSDAMDMDLTPEPTEIHENLWCMEFDVYYSMKKYWGNMKEMMRAIFKFQGVDNVIADELSVLPGMEEGAAFLWIEKFYRDNMFDVIVIDSAPTGETLTLLSLPQVTKSWLTKAFPGQKFAIKTLGKVVRTTTGIPLDKGYDEMQTLFDKLEFIQQVFLDPEVTSIRIVANPERMVVQEAKRAYSYLQLYGYNVDAVVVNRVIPPVNDEWLKTYIYKQKSYLEEIEESFEPIPIYKVPHQGDEVFGLKLLERIGETIYADQDPTQVFHKEQPIEVTNLDDGYEIKLRIPFIKDEEFELRKFGDELIIDINNRRKSMFLPKFSNYMTLVGHHYEEPYLTVTLKKV
- a CDS encoding O-antigen ligase family protein; this translates as MGKSLMSIGVIAISANWILEGNFKEKWNTLKDRKFLVVIFLLFFLIHVVWGVLSDNFTDVLDDLRRKLPFLALPVTIGTSKKLNQKELSAILIFFLLGLMISSSIGFYKFVNHDYENYRDLSIFISHIRFGLFLGMGVGVALYLFTITQHLGKYLYLLPTIYFLLFIRVLGSGTGYLAGGLALALSLIYIAKSVNKKWVYYGSIALLFLGVFSVGFYTYREYQSFMTPREGVFENPPVYTAQMNLYEHHPELEIYENGYPVFMNYCPLELEESWNKRSLIPIDSLDQKGQIIQGTILRYMTSKGLYKDAKGVAQLTAEDIKNIENGITSIAPPKSGFSARVQESVLEYVMFKNNLNPNGHSLVQRLYYLQAGWHIASTNLLAGVTIGGEEKAYQDYYKSVNSPLSDEHRLKAHNQFLSFFVCFGIIGTLILLFSLVYPIIKTPINFMGILFISLSLIGFFTDDMLNRQAGVTFIALFYSLIFLSGTNLKRDNFIPDTVN
- a CDS encoding WG repeat-containing protein, producing MNSFLKYGALVLMLLVSLDGFTQPEPRQLEGKWGFVNDKGEWVVKAKYDEVKPFSEDLAAVRKKDKWGFIFESGKWAIKPRFSKVTSFSEGKAGVVWLKKSNGLWGFIDRQGLPIIAPAFSGVKKFKNNECEVKLPGMLPHQVIVINEKGKQLSPPHLKREKRNGYYHIISQKSNKQYIYCYVDKDGKLISPWSLDDYELGKKRQMIRVTAADDDSFNPDDILLSESEFYLFAYLNEQGEVASKWYREIRDYHLGYAVVRRDHRYCFIDAEYNEVTPLDFREVRRLNDDYCVAQISEESFVLLNYKGERIGKEFHGYDIFDEDHLIGYSMEEIGDDRQYKEALFDYDGNQKSGWYLKIYPKSSAYYRVLDDEYVETENGWEKKIFYNYIVDSTGEVLSHWRPTHEIKIEVDDFKLKDSIYHFLHQPKSPYYIEKTFFQSIFIYDLELDGDVLRFNGGDFYDGMALVSNLYSEDTIVKEVNGITFKIPDMRYGFMDWNGDLRLACKLEYTSSMTNGKAVYRKGDKYGVINYKGKVSLPPKYDLIGNFGNGLAPCYKDTAWCYIDFKGKEILPAKYDDVRPFKHGYAAVKVDKKWGLIDVRGREVLKMKYRKPPEALGRNKVKVLVDGVGYEIISL
- the pheS gene encoding phenylalanine--tRNA ligase subunit alpha translates to MLEKVESLLKEVEGFTTSDLKAVEEFRIKMLGKKGAVTALMGEFRNVPNEQKKMFGQKLNLLKSAAQEKVNLLKEELSHTSTSAGEKLDLTRPAEFTPLGARHPLSVVRKEILDIFSRIGFSISEGPEIEDDFHNFTALNFPPEHPARDMQDTFFIDEEIALRTHTSSVQVRVMENSTPPIRTVSPGRVFRNEAISARAHCIFHQVEGLYIDKGVSFADLKQTLLYFAQEMFGEKTEIRLRPSYFPFTEPSAEVDVSCQICNGKGCNVCKHTGFLEIMGCGMVDPNVLENCGIDSNVYSGFAFGMGIERITMLKYQINDLRHFFENDLRFLNQFKSAY